Proteins encoded within one genomic window of Turneriella parva DSM 21527:
- a CDS encoding Maf family protein, protein MSNEFASVQIVLASASPRRREILEKLGFRCEVRPANIDELAIRDADAEKQTLRIAHEKARVIAAPGVLTVAADTIVVLDGLVLEKPQDRPEAISMLSRLSGRPHLVHTAVSLVFPRGEKAEIIETTRVFFAELPASVIEAYADTPSPYDKAGGYGVQDAFGMQNIERIEGCYFNVMGFPSSRFMRLLRENRKLLL, encoded by the coding sequence TCGCGAGCGCTTCACCGCGACGCCGTGAAATTCTTGAAAAACTCGGTTTTCGCTGCGAAGTGCGGCCGGCCAACATCGACGAACTGGCGATTCGCGACGCAGACGCAGAAAAGCAGACGTTGAGGATAGCCCACGAAAAGGCGAGAGTGATCGCTGCGCCAGGTGTTTTGACTGTGGCTGCCGATACGATTGTCGTACTCGATGGCCTGGTGCTCGAGAAGCCGCAAGACAGACCTGAAGCGATTTCGATGCTGTCGCGACTCTCTGGCCGGCCGCATCTCGTGCATACCGCGGTCTCGTTGGTGTTTCCGCGCGGTGAAAAGGCCGAGATTATCGAGACAACCCGGGTCTTTTTCGCCGAGCTGCCAGCTTCAGTGATCGAGGCCTATGCCGACACGCCGTCACCCTATGACAAAGCGGGTGGTTACGGTGTGCAAGATGCGTTTGGCATGCAAAATATTGAGCGCATCGAAGGTTGTTACTTTAACGTGATGGGGTTTCCCTCAAGTCGGTTTATGCGACTTTTACGGGAGAACCGAAAATTACTTCTTTAG